From Virgibacillus natechei, the proteins below share one genomic window:
- the mraY gene encoding phospho-N-acetylmuramoyl-pentapeptide-transferase — protein MNITILLMTIAIAFLITVLLSPLFIPFLRRLKFGQSIREDGPESHLKKTGTPTMGGLMIVFGIVITAIIMASKVSQDGIGYELWLLLMVLVGFGILGFLDDFIKVAMKRNLGLTSKQKLLGQVVIALVFYYILQSQDFPTYIQIPGTTIQWELGWVYALLIIFMLVGSSNAVNLTDGLDGLLAGTAVIAFGAFGILAWSSFASVEVTIFALAAVGALLGFLVFNAHPAKVFMGDTGSLALGGAIAGIAILTKMEVILIIIGGVFVMETLSVIIQVISFKTTGKRVFKMSPLHHHYELMGWSEWRVVTTFWLIGLVFAALGIYIEVGIG, from the coding sequence GTGAATATAACTATATTATTGATGACAATTGCAATAGCATTTTTAATTACCGTCCTTTTGTCTCCACTATTTATCCCGTTTCTAAGACGTTTAAAGTTTGGACAAAGCATTAGAGAAGACGGCCCAGAGTCACATTTAAAGAAGACTGGTACCCCAACAATGGGGGGGCTAATGATTGTTTTTGGTATCGTCATCACAGCGATTATAATGGCTAGTAAGGTAAGTCAAGATGGAATTGGTTACGAGCTTTGGCTATTATTAATGGTTCTGGTAGGATTTGGGATTTTAGGGTTTCTGGATGATTTTATTAAAGTAGCAATGAAACGGAACTTAGGATTAACTTCGAAACAAAAATTATTGGGACAAGTTGTTATAGCACTTGTATTTTATTATATTTTACAAAGTCAGGACTTTCCTACATATATTCAAATACCTGGTACCACTATTCAATGGGAACTTGGATGGGTATATGCACTACTAATTATATTTATGCTAGTTGGTTCATCGAATGCAGTTAACTTAACGGATGGTTTAGATGGATTATTGGCAGGGACTGCTGTTATTGCTTTTGGAGCTTTCGGTATCTTGGCATGGTCTAGTTTTGCATCAGTAGAAGTTACGATTTTTGCTTTGGCTGCTGTTGGTGCATTGCTTGGATTTCTGGTGTTCAATGCACATCCAGCTAAGGTGTTTATGGGAGATACCGGTTCACTCGCATTAGGTGGTGCAATAGCAGGAATAGCTATTTTAACAAAAATGGAAGTTATTTTAATTATTATTGGCGGTGTGTTTGTAATGGAAACACTCTCCGTTATTATCCAGGTTATTTCGTTTAAAACAACAGGTAAAAGAGTGTTTAAAATGAGCCCATTACATCACCATTACGAATTGATGGGATGGTCCGAATGGCGGGTAGTAACCACCTTTTGGTTAATAGGACTTGTTTTTGCGGCTCTTGGTATTTATATTGAGGTGGGGATAGGTTGA
- the murD gene encoding UDP-N-acetylmuramoyl-L-alanine--D-glutamate ligase — protein sequence MKKLTDFKYSHVLVLGLAKSGTAAAKLLLANEIEVRVNDINAEEDEESVIALRGMGAEVIVGSHPIHVLDDIEVIVKNPGIPYENPVVKEAQQRGIPIITEIELAGQLVDESIIGITGSNGKTTTTTLIEAMLAKSNQPVKVAGNIGNVATDVAQTLTKGEKLVLELSSFQLLGIEKFKPGIAVLLNIYEAHLDYHKTFENYKNAKHTIFKNQMNEDYLVYNRDDSTLVDAVKKAKSQKIPFSVMQREENGAWVDETSIYFKDEKIIDRESIVLVGKHNLENIVASIAAAKLSGASNEGIREVLTTFAGVKHRLQFVDTIKNRVFYNDSKATNMLATQKALTSFAQPVILLAGGLDRGNDFTDLIPYLKNVKGMVVFGETAEKLKSLAEDAGVATTVMAKDVQQAVETAYSISQENDVILLSPACASWDQYRTFEERGNMFIQAVHTLV from the coding sequence TTGAAAAAATTAACAGATTTTAAATATTCTCATGTTCTTGTATTGGGATTGGCGAAAAGTGGTACAGCCGCAGCTAAATTATTATTGGCTAATGAAATAGAAGTACGTGTGAACGACATAAATGCAGAGGAAGACGAGGAGTCTGTCATCGCTTTAAGAGGAATGGGAGCGGAAGTAATTGTCGGTTCCCATCCAATTCACGTTTTAGATGATATTGAAGTTATTGTAAAAAACCCAGGTATTCCATATGAAAATCCAGTTGTGAAAGAAGCACAACAGAGAGGGATACCGATTATTACGGAAATTGAACTCGCTGGTCAGTTAGTAGATGAGTCCATTATTGGAATAACCGGTTCTAATGGAAAGACGACAACGACAACATTAATAGAAGCGATGTTAGCTAAGAGCAATCAACCCGTTAAGGTTGCTGGTAATATCGGTAATGTAGCCACGGATGTTGCGCAAACCTTAACGAAAGGTGAAAAGCTGGTACTGGAACTTTCTTCCTTTCAATTGTTAGGAATAGAGAAGTTCAAACCAGGCATTGCTGTCTTATTGAATATATATGAAGCACATTTGGACTATCATAAAACATTTGAAAACTATAAGAATGCCAAACATACTATTTTTAAAAATCAGATGAATGAAGATTACCTCGTCTATAATAGGGATGATTCAACTTTGGTTGATGCCGTGAAGAAAGCAAAGTCTCAAAAAATTCCATTTTCAGTAATGCAGCGAGAGGAAAATGGAGCATGGGTTGATGAGACTAGTATATACTTTAAGGATGAAAAAATAATAGATCGTGAATCTATTGTACTAGTAGGTAAGCATAATTTAGAAAATATTGTAGCTTCCATTGCTGCCGCTAAACTTAGCGGTGCTTCGAATGAAGGGATAAGGGAAGTATTAACAACGTTTGCAGGGGTGAAGCATCGCCTGCAATTTGTTGATACGATTAAAAATAGAGTATTTTATAATGATTCCAAAGCGACTAATATGCTGGCAACGCAAAAGGCACTTACATCTTTTGCACAACCCGTTATATTATTGGCTGGTGGCCTAGATCGTGGAAATGACTTTACCGATTTAATTCCATATCTTAAGAATGTCAAAGGAATGGTAGTTTTCGGAGAAACAGCAGAGAAATTAAAAAGCCTTGCAGAAGATGCTGGGGTTGCTACGACAGTGATGGCTAAAGATGTACAACAAGCAGTAGAGACAGCGTATTCTATTTCTCAGGAAAATGACGTGATATTACTATCACCTGCTTGTGCAAGTTGGGATCAGTACAGGACTTTTGAAGAAAGAGGTAATATGTTTATACAAGCTGTGCATACATTAGTGTAG
- the spoVE gene encoding stage V sporulation protein E gives MFRRIFNDQNKPDYILLGVIFSLLIIGVVMVYSASYVWSDYKFDDAFFYVKRQLLFAGAGLVAMLVIMVIPYNTWKKYANLILLVCFILLFLVLIPGIGMVRGGAQSWIGVGAFSIQPSEFMKLGLIIFLSAYLATNQKYITSFKKGFFPSMILVFTAFGLIMLQPDLGTGAVLVLTCMLMIFTAGARMTHFLGLAALGLAGFVFLIASAPYRISRITAFLNPWEDPLGDGFQIIQSLYAIGPGGLMGVGFGQGLQKYFYLPEPQTDFIFAILGEEFGFIGGTIVIGLFLLLLWRGIRISLEAPDLFGRFLALGIVAMLTIQTMMNISVVIGLIPVTGITLPFLSYGGSSLTLTLCSVGILLNISYYSKI, from the coding sequence TTGTTTCGCAGAATATTTAATGACCAGAATAAGCCTGATTATATATTGTTGGGTGTCATATTTTCTTTATTAATCATTGGTGTTGTCATGGTGTATAGTGCCTCCTATGTATGGTCTGATTATAAATTTGATGATGCATTCTTCTATGTGAAAAGACAATTGCTTTTCGCAGGTGCTGGATTAGTAGCTATGTTAGTCATTATGGTTATTCCATATAACACGTGGAAAAAATATGCTAACTTAATATTGTTAGTCTGTTTTATTTTGCTTTTTTTAGTATTAATTCCAGGTATCGGGATGGTTCGTGGCGGAGCGCAAAGTTGGATAGGTGTTGGTGCATTTAGTATTCAACCTTCTGAATTTATGAAATTAGGCTTAATCATTTTTTTGTCAGCATATTTGGCTACAAATCAAAAATATATCACATCATTTAAAAAAGGTTTTTTCCCTTCTATGATCTTAGTATTTACTGCTTTTGGCTTAATCATGCTCCAACCTGACTTGGGGACAGGAGCCGTACTTGTACTTACATGCATGTTAATGATTTTTACAGCTGGGGCAAGGATGACCCATTTTCTTGGACTAGCTGCTTTAGGTCTAGCAGGATTTGTGTTTTTAATCGCTTCTGCACCTTATCGAATTAGTAGAATTACAGCGTTTCTTAATCCATGGGAAGATCCTTTAGGTGATGGATTTCAGATTATTCAATCACTATATGCAATAGGTCCAGGTGGTTTAATGGGGGTCGGTTTCGGGCAAGGTTTACAGAAATACTTTTATTTACCCGAACCTCAAACAGATTTTATATTTGCTATTTTGGGTGAAGAGTTTGGTTTTATCGGGGGTACGATTGTAATTGGATTATTCCTTTTGTTACTATGGCGTGGGATTAGAATTTCTTTGGAAGCACCTGATTTGTTTGGCCGCTTTTTAGCATTGGGGATTGTAGCTATGTTAACGATTCAAACGATGATGAATATAAGCGTAGTGATTGGCTTGATTCCAGTAACTGGAATAACATTACCATTTTTGAGTTATGGTGGTTCTTCTTTAACATTAACATTATGTTCGGTAGGAATCCTGTTAAATATTAGTTATTATTCAAAAATTTAA